GTGGCCGTAGCTGGAGCATCCGGGTGTCCCCCTGCACAGCGGGGTCACAGCAGGCCTGCATCCTGACCCTGCAAGGGgtgggagaggaggtggaggagcaaGCCCCTTCCTCACGcttaaagaaaggaagagaaggaagcagaaggaataaAGAGAGAGTAACAAAAAGGCCATCAGGTTTGAAACAGGCACCTCTTGCTCTCCGTTCAGCAAatcccagctgggctggctTTACCAGTAACACCTGAGATAAAAACCAGTAACAGCCAGCAGGGAGGGATTGACACCCCGGGCTCGGTGCAAGCTGCTCACTTGTGTGatctgcagctttgcagggAGGCTCAACAAAGCAGGTTCATTTCAGCAATGACAAGCAAGGCATCAGTGCTAGCAAAGCACTTCTGTGCTTAATCGCACAACAAAGCCTTGTCCTGTCGGCAGATTACTCTCACACACACGCTCCATCGGGGAGAGACAGGGAAACAAGGAGCAAACAGGGATCCAGGCTatgtgctcactgctgctggcaggggagctAAGCAAAGCACAAGGAAGAGAATTTTGgagcaaaaagaaagaagtaaGAATCAGTACCTTTAGCAAGCaatccagcagaaaaaaaatctctgtttaCAAGTCTTAACTTGCCAGTGGGAGCAGGGTGATGGAAATCCACCCTAACACATTGATTTGAATTAAAAGGACAGGAATGAAACCCTTCTGGCTTTACATAAGCACTCAGGGAAGGCTGTCTCACTCCGCAACTACATTTAGGAAccagtggcagaggagaaaaggaacTTTTGTAGAAGAGATCAGCTGCAATGTGCCTTTGTTCACCTGATGCCCCTCCCCGGGGGTAGGTCAGCTCCTCTCCTGTTCTTGCCTGCTCAGACAGCGTGAAGTCAGAGCCCTGTGACAGTgaccaaaccagcacagtatTAAATAAGGACAGCAGCTTGTCCTTTGCTGCCACAACCTGGACAGCAAGATGAGTCAGTGCACCTGCACCaccctgcttcagctgctgctgcctgcattgcTTCAGCTGgggccactgctgctgggctctttaATGAAGGTTTCCTTTTCTACTGCACTTCATCACTTGGCTGCTTTTGAATCCAGGGGCTCTTTGTGAAGCCATGGGTGCAAAAGGAGTGCCAGTTTAAAAATGCAGTTTCTGTTTGCCACAGTAAAGCAGTGAGTGGCTCAGGTAGCAAGGGCAAGCCCCCAAATGGCTTTCACATGCTGCGGGTGtctgctctctcctctgcagccatggCACCCCGCATAAGACTGGGCCTTTCAAAGCCTCTCCCAACCATATGTGAAAcccatgaggaagcagtggaAGATTCAACCAACAGCCTGAAGGGCTCTggaagcactgcagccagcccagactTGCACTCCAGTGACGATTACATTCAGTCCATCTGCCACCTGGCCAGACCTACCTTCCCAGGCCTTCCTGAGAGCAGCAGTAAGGTTGAGGGCAGGAGAATCCTGAAGAGCTCTGAAGACATGTCATGGTCTGCAGCCCTTGGGGGGATGCAGCAGGAAACACCTGAACGTAAACTGAGCCATTTCATCTCAAACGTGGTGCCACTGGGAAAAGTGATGTCTGCAGAAGCTGACTTCTGGGCCAGAGAGGACCCCTTGGCTCAGATCTACACCTGTGCAGgaaagctctgctcctccaaggCTTCTTCCTATGGTTCCAGCACTAGTTACTCACGGTACTTTTCCACCCCAAACAATGAACTTCATCCCCCAGCCACGAAAGGAAAAGCCACAGAGAACCCAAACTTTCCAGGAGTGTTCAGTTTCCCAAGGCTTCCCTCCCCAAGACCTGCACAGAAAGAAGCAGTCTGCTCGGGGGGGAAAAACCTGAGGAGAGATGAGGGAGCAGTGCTAGGGAACAACCAGAGGCAGAAGGGACACAGCACCTCGCTCAGTACCAGTGAAGAGCCACCCTCAGGGAGAGGCAGGCTGGTAGgaaccc
The window above is part of the Pogoniulus pusillus isolate bPogPus1 chromosome 22, bPogPus1.pri, whole genome shotgun sequence genome. Proteins encoded here:
- the LOC135185031 gene encoding uncharacterized protein LOC135185031, with translation MPHSICQLRLWGRAGSQMAIFSHSNKPGSASADWRQGAWCTFGSVLETGREGAGQSRESQGSWKPPPVPAEQAAAMAPRIRLGLSKPLPTICETHEEAVEDSTNSLKGSGSTAASPDLHSSDDYIQSICHLARPTFPGLPESSSKVEGRRILKSSEDMSWSAALGGMQQETPERKLSHFISNVVPLGKVMSAEADFWAREDPLAQIYTCAGKLCSSKASSYGSSTSYSRYFSTPNNELHPPATKGKATENPNFPGVFSFPRLPSPRPAQKEAVCSGGKNLRRDEGAVLGNNQRQKGHSTSLSTSEEPPSGRGRLVGTPAWHSSVGRQGSLSSTAGTAGKEGRGTPHCDQDVMGDVPTKQRYSKLFQVPKKAMIHNWIAEHRCIWKEAKVKACLLPAIAEV